The DNA sequence catcaatatcggtactttctactccttacattttactcGTTACTTTAGTTGTGTTctaaaggtcgtctatcaggtgtgatagTAGCgcggagaatagcgcggacacacGCCTCACACCACGAGCGGGCGCgcacgccacacggagaaaaaagtgagagaaaagaaaaggagactatccttccggaggataatcagctgagatcgTGTGTGTGAggccttgagaactgtaagtcttATAATTTACAAtgtgttgtcagttcattttattggtctatagttctggcaAAGTTAGAGTTAGCTAGTGATGTTATTgattgtgttcttcacctgttacctaggtcaCACCTGGTTGTTGATTCgatataatggcgattgttgaacgtccttgctcaCGTTTCttattttaggtgcattatttgCATGATACAGTAGTTAAACTGCATTAAGACAATGTACTTAATAGTGGGTATACATACATGATACctttgcattgtgtatggtagtctttacaatgttatttatttctttgcagaaccacacacacacagccataacAGAGCTACCCACGCCCGTGTTTGTACggttgcttgattgtaataaagcatcatgTGATGCAGTGGGTTTGCCACCACTTGTCCCATACAGGTCATTAGTTATAATAATTAGACACAGTTCCACGTTAGTTTCAGTTCCATTGAAACTAAGCTTGCAGGTTTAGACATAGTGTTTTATAGGAAAAGGCTGGTCAAGGATGACCTCACTgggccaaaccaagtagaggGTTATCTTGTGCATAGGATAGTTTATTTTGGAcgtttttggttattatatatAAAAGGTATAAATAACCGTGACCTGTTTTGTAGTCAGTAGGAGAGGAGGTTCCATAGGTTAAGAGATTGCTAGGTGTTAATGTCATGGAGTAGATCAACATACTTTAGGATGGGATGGACTGAAGCAGTGGGGTGTGAATTGACCACCGTATATAAATAGTGGGATTTGGGCTCCCAAGGAAACAGGGAGGTGAGGCCGTGCTGCTAGGAACACGCCTGTTGTTAGTGCTGCTACTAGTTGAATGTGTAATTGTCTTTAAGATTTGATAATGTGATTATTTGTGAATTGCAGaccactggaaaaaaaaaaaatacctctAGAAACATACAATGTCTGAATCTGCCTACCTACCACCTTGGAATtggaagttggaaaccagaaccagctctaaatccagtcctaatctagtcctcactaagtttcaaataatttcactggagttagttattatttttacgtcatcaataccaaattgaatctaattggatgggaatatacacagccttctcacagaatcacaactgaagtcatatcttgctactcagtcagaatcttgtTCTTGTGGAGCTATGTCAATATCTACTTAGACtctagtcactccacatttttacaaagttgtaggctacactgtgttttaactgctttaaatatgctagtttcatgtttctattgtttagtgataaatgtgctgcttttactgtaaagtgtctttgactagcctaccatgtaaagcactatataaatacaatgtattattattcagcctttgccttaaaagtgagcagagggaattaatgttcctcgggaaatggaccctaatgactctaggcttaatttcaaacccttattcacaatgcGAGAActtgttttacaaccatatgcacaaatctctataagctatgtctaattctttgtacaattaatgttcatgcagaacaatcagaaagggacaacaactagaaaaagaagtgacttccatacacgctgtgagcatttgtaaaacaatattcatggtttattcttctgacaagtgaccgcaccaaaataaaaagatgtagaaccattgtggtgttcccggtgatgaatgtaaactacactacacgTAGTTAATgaatataggccacgttattggtccagggatgtgagacttattgagaaggttataaaaccaaagtaagctataataaaaaacataagcCTACATATTAAcatgtaacacaaactgtcctttattagagaaggatacGTGACAAGAACATGAAAGCATGAATGTAcctattggtctctgaccagtctgccattattatcatctgggaatatcgctacattaatattgtcacacttaatctCCGGAGTGCGTCCTGTAACCTGAAGCTGGGACCACGGACGCTGtgcatctctacttttacagagagagtggacactgacgcgatGCACGGGTCTGCcgccgggcagcggccaccaaCCTTGCCCTAGTTGCCTGGCAACCAGAACAGGATACGTTCAGGAATGCAACTAAACCACACAGACAGGGATTACAAAATACAGAACACACCTTGTTAACTCCTACACACCTTGTTAACTCCTACACACCTTGTTAACTCCTCCTTCTGGAAAGGAGCACAACGTGAAACCACATCCTCTTCACTTCCCTCTCGACATATTGATATTCACATTATCACTGTCAGTCTATCGGTGAGAGGTGAAATGGCACAGCCAAGAGATCAGCTCAGCCAGGAAAAGTATCGCTGTTCCATCTGTCTGGATCTACTTACGGATCCGGTGACTATTCCCTGTGGACACAGCTACTGTATGAGCTGTATTAAACACCGCTGGGATAAGGAGGATCAGAAGAAAATCTACAGCTGTTCTCAGTGCAAGAAGATCTTTGAACCGAGGCCTGCTCTGAATACAAGCACCTTGTTGGCAGTTTTACTAGAGGAACGGAAGAAGGCAGAACTGGAGCGACCCCAGCCCCACTTTGAAGTTGTTCcaccaaagaaacaaaagctgGATGAGGCTTCTACAAAGCTTCAAATCTGCCCTCACCCGTCTGAGAAGGGGATGGTTTTCTGCCACACTGATCACCAGTGTATCTGTTATGAGTGCGCTTTTAAATCACATAAGGGCCACGACACTGTCTCAGCTGAGAATGAAAGGGCCGAGAGGCAGAAAGAGCTCAGGGGGACTCAGCAAAACAACAAGGAAAGGATCGGGAATGGTGAGAAATATGAAAAGCTGCTTCAGAAGGAGGTGGAGGATATCAATCTCTCTGCTGGTAAAGCTGTGGTGAACTGCGAGAAGATGTCATCTGAGCTTGACCAACTCATGAAGAAAAACGCTGATGTTAAGCAGAAGATCAATGAGCATCGAGAAAGGGAAGTGAGTCGGGCCAAAGGGCTACAGGAGAAGCTGCGCCAGGAACTTGTCGAGCTGAGGAAGAGGGACGCTGATCTGGAGCTACTCTCTAAAGCACAGAACAACATTCAGTTTCTGGATGATTACTTCTCGCTTTCAAATATCAGTAAATCTGCCATCTTACCCGACATCAATACCCGCCAACTGCAACACTTTGATGATGTGACAAAAACAGTGTTCGAAGCCAGAGGTAAACTAGAGAAGGCATGGAAAAGTATCTCAGGGACAGTGAGTAAAGTAGATGTTTTCCTGCCACAAGACCCCAAGTTCAAAATGGATCCAAACACAGCCAGCATGAAGATGGTACTATCTGAAGAGAACAGAAAAGCCACCTCGGTCCAAGATGAACGGTCCTATCCTAGTCACCGAGGCAGGTTCATGGACAGGCCTCAGGTTCTGAGTAGCAAATGTCTGACGTCTGGACGTCATTACTGGGAGGTGCAGTGGAGCGGCTTGGGAGTTGCTGTGGCCGTCGCATACAAGGATATTGCTAGAACAGGAGAGGAAAGTATCTTTGGAAACAATGACAAGTCCTGGGCATTGGAGTGTGTGACCAAAGGTACTACTTATCAGATCAATTTCAAACATAACTGTAACAAGGAAGAATCTGAAAGAATCAGTAAGAAAATTTCCATTTCTGGCCCTCAGTTCTCCAGAGTAGGAGTTTACCTGGACTACAAGGCAGGTGTTCTGTCCTTCTACAGCGTCTCTGAAACTGCCACCCTCCTCCACAAAGAGGAGACCACATTCACTCAGCCGCTCTATGCCGGGCTGGGGGTTTATTATAAGGGGTCTACAGCAGAGTTTTGTGATAAAACAAGAGTTGGAGTGGATTAAACCCAGGAAACTTAGAGGGCTTTTGCATGACGGACGCCTGATGCAACCTAcatgaaagtttttttgtgtggtgtATATACTTACTTATTTGTCATAGTTTAGtttgtcgaaaaaggtcatagcaagtaaaaaaacagaggtaaaaaatcatagcatgtcaaaaaagtgatataaaagtcagtatattatgtaaaaaaaaggtttaaaaaaaatcatagtagggtatgtcaaaaaagtgataaaaagttgtgtaatactatgtcaaaaagtgataagtCCTattatggtatgtcaaaaaagtgataaaaagtcatagtatttcgaaaaagtgataaaaggtcgtgtaatagtatgtcaaaaagtgataaaaagtcctattatagtatgtcaaaaaagtgataaagtcatagtatgtcaaaaaagtgataaaaaacacatagtatagtatgtcaaaaaattgataaaaagtcatataatagtatgtcaaaacaggTGAGGTGATATTTTGCAATGTTGAGTAATATTTTCTACTCTGTAGGCTACTTGGCGTTTATTGAGCAGCACTAcacgtttattttttaaatcccagTTCAATAGTTCATTATGGGTTATTATCACATCATTGTCACATTGTCAATGTGTTCAGAAAagtaaagtttttcttttatgtcatatattttttaatcatcattgatttattttccctCCACAGTGCTGACATAGTGCTGTTGTGTATAAAGTAAATACGTAGATGGAAAGATAAGTCCTAATATTATTTACTGATTCATTATGTACAGTTGACCAATAACGTGAGTCGCAGGCttcatgttttctctctgcttccTACTGTATGAGCTAAACCACTTTagctttttaacccttgtcttcccgttaaccatgaacttgcccttccaggtcaaaattgaattttatttggtgcttttccgatgtttttgttattttttttgatttatttctcactttttccagcttttggcactttttttttaaaagcctgagctggttaaataacagtttttacacttattcttggaattcaggGTCAACTAAACTCATTTGAATCAAATTATACAtcagtttttagttaaaaacggagaaattataaattatttggactaatagttaagatcacaGCATGTTGAGTagatcacagatgggtagatgtcaaagtttagtccggatactgctttgaaaccatgaaaaaaataattcaaatgctaaaagatgaaataaaacacccaaagatttaatgaaagtaatcattaatttacatCCATGTTATTTCTGGGCAGTggggttgaaagaaatccatatttctgatataaaacacgtTGAAACGggtcaacacaagggttaatagtttcatatttgatcatatttgttttgttcctgTCACTTAGGAATGCACTGACCGATGACATCAAACACAGCCATAATATTAATCACTTCaaatatagattaaaaaaaatccagacagGAAAGAGTAAACCAAAACATAGGAATGGAATTATaatgtaaaagtttttttgtatattgttgtaCTGTGAGTTATTGTAGTTATAAGATTATAACTATAAGATAGTTATAAGATTGCAAAGCGTGTAACTGTATTTGCATTTCTATtcataatgttaaaatatgatATTGGGAACTAGGGACAGGACCTAATAAGTAAAAGGGTCAATTCtgattcatttttgtgtttttttattcttttgcaaCATTGTTAATTgctaaatatgaataataaaatgaaatctttTAACTAGATTTATTGATTGGATATGTTAATAAAGTCAGTATTTTTTGTTCTATGTCTCttgaaaaacagtttccagattgactgttgtcactttttatgactttttttgacataccaagactttttatcactttatgacttttttgacatactatactatgactttttaatccctttttagTAATCCTGATGTCATTAATGAGAAACAAGAACAAAGACGTAGACAAACTGAGGTAAATGAAACAGGTCTGAACATCGGTGAGAACTGTAATTAACACAGGTGAAGACAATCGTATAATAATACCTGTAGCACACTTCAGGAAGCTCACAATACTGGACAGACTGGCCAGGAATGTTTCAATTGACAAGAGGAAAAGTCAGCACGTAGGGACACCTGGTGGTATAACACAGACATGACAGATAATCACAGCCATTTAGACATAatggttccctaatactgtatctgaagtctcttttatttagaccttagtggtccctaatactgtatctgaagtctctttatataNNNNNNNNNNNNNNNNNNNNNNNNNNNNNNNNNNNNNNNNNNNNNNNNNNNNNNNNNNNNNNNNNNNNNNNNNNNNNNNNNNNNNNNNNNNNNNNNNNNNgtccctaatactgtatctgaagtctcttttatagagaccttagtggtcccctaatactgtatctgaagtctcttttatctagaccttagtggttgCTGTTTCTTCactattcattcataaaacCTACCAAATATCAAAACAGAAATCTTTGAAAGACATTTGTTTCAGTAAGTATTTGAACCTTATTGTTCCAAACAAAAGTGACATCTATGGGTCCCACTAAAGTAACAcaaaaggtgttttattttacagaaggTGGATGCAGTGAAAAATACCACACTAGTCACACCCgaataatgcttttaaaaaaaaaaaaggctttccaAATCTgaacacaagaaaaagacaaagcaaacaGAACAACAGAAGTCAATCAGTGGCATTAGAGAAGTTACATTAGCTGTTAAACCGCAACCCCCTCACACCCTTTACACcaaataaccctcatttataatAACACTACAAAAACACTTAGTTAGTCCAAAGGCACTTTCTCGTTTTCACTTGTCCCTCAGTGGGCTCAGCTGGCTCTGATTCAGAGTGATTATAGTGTGGGACGGAGGCTGCAGCTTTGTATGTTTTTGCCCATTTAGCActaataaattaatgttttacaCCACCCATTTTCCCTCCAGGTGGTTTCCATTATGGGCGCGCAATAGCTAATATCTTCCATTACATTATGTGCAACAACCACAtgaaaatatcttgtttttggCTGAATTAAATAACCCTAATATAGATACCAAAAACTACACACGTTAGAGAAAGTAagcattatcattttttttttttaccaacatgAACCTTTGAACTTCttccaacaacagcaacagaacGAATAGTGCTCTCCAAattatcctttatttatttatctttttttatctcttttaaattttcttatttttgaattttctatttttatatagatttttgaattttctatttctattttttaatttttttttctttttacaacgCTTGAGAAATAATCTTTCCCTTGTCCGTCCGTCCCCCGGGCGGCTCACAAAGCCAGCTCCAGCAACAGCCTCTCCTTTTCCCGCTGCAGCTCCACGATGCTCTGCTTGTTCTGCTCCAGCCGGTCCTCCAGCCACTGCAGCAGCGGCCCGCTCACCGCCGACATCTGGCTGCACAGGTTCTTGGTGAACACCGAGCCGTTGTGGATCTTGGTGACGGGGTCCAGGTGCGCCAGGCTGTGGATCTTGCGGTAGGTGTCTTGCTCCTCCTGACACAGGATCCGCGGCAGCTCCACGGCCGACTCCAGGCACACCTTACCGATGGCTTCGCGGGGCACGACGTGGATGGGGATCTCCACGCGCTCGTACTCGGAGCCCTTCTGCGCCTGCACGGACTGGAAGCAGGTGTACAGCACCCGGCCCGTCTTGGTGTTCTTGTCCTCTATGAAGCAGGAAAAGATGAGGCCCACGAAGCACTGGTCCAGCATCTGGTACATGGCCTGGGTCCTCACGTCGACGTGGGAGGGCCACACGGTGATGTGCGGATGGGAGTGGTACCAGCCGACCACCCGCATCGGCCTGCCGGTTATGTCGGCCAGCCTCTCCGCCTCTGTGGAGGCCGCGGACAGTTGCTCGGGGGAGATCTCCACCCGGTCCTTCCTCTTGTCCGAGCGCCGGAGGATGATGACCGAGTAAATATGGACGATACGGCTGAGTTCCACTTCTCCGATGCACAAACCCATcacctcttctttttctgtgcTTAACGCGTGATTCATACACACCAGAAAGGCGTCTGACTCCAGGTGGACGGCGCTCACCGCCATTATGCGGTCAAATTAAATTGGATAGGTGCAAAACGTAAACATATACGGGAGCAGCGGCAGGTTCACTTCCGTGTTCAGAAGtgctacacacaaacattccgTGGTGCTGCAGCCGGGCTCTTCCATCGACTGAAGGTTCCGCTTAATTTTCAAGCGttgtaaaaaaaggttttaaaaggaaaaactaaaaattcaaaattaaaacataaaaaatttaaattacaaaaattaaacatacaaatataaaaaaaattaaaattaaaataaagtcgATAGGCCTACATATTTTCATCGATGCAGCTGTTgattctgtctgtgtcttcatGTTATGTGTATGTAGACATGTAAATCATATGGTTATTTGGGTAAAATAGTTTCTGTCTGAATCCACTGTGATTCTAGTATATTAAAATTAATGCTAATCAAAATAATAGGCTACACATTACCAAAGGACAAATGTCCACTGCAAGTACAAATCAAGCATTCAAACGGAATAATGTAGCCTACTTGAGTaacacaagtaaaagtcttcATCAAGCAGCACAATAACAAATGCCAGTGTCATATTATAAATGCTATTATGAATGTTATGAATAAAGTGAAGCATTTTTAATGTAGTCTACTTATAGTGTGTTGCATGTACAATCTACAGCTGTCAAATTCATATTTTCAAAAGAAGGCTATAGTTGCCTCCGAAGTGTAGGCTacttaaagtgactatatgtaacaTTTCAATGTTTCTGAAGCTTACATTGAAAAGAACTCTATTATGatgtagtttttattagtttaattAGTATTGTTGTAATTGTAGTTGCTCCACATTATGTACCCATACAAGTACAagatgaatttattgatttgtactttatttttaatagagCTTTGCGCTACTAAGGGTCACTGGCATTGGGGCAAAAATCAAGTAGGGGGAGAGAagtttatcattattttatggattttacAAATGTCAGTTTGGCAGATGCGCCCACTTTGCTTGCAGCCGGATCCGAATCCCTTGGTGACGTCATGCCGTgaactcgactcacatcgggtagtgacacCTGGTTTAGCCCACGATACATCCAAACTAGGCCAAGTTACCGTATGCTACACTTGAAATACAACAAGGCATCTGTTAAGTATTCTGTTATTGCATCTGAATGGTTTTCTGTCCGCGCAAAACATTCATCGCAACTACATGACCTTGTAACGCTAACTCAGTAATCTAAAGTGGGCAACACAGCGCCATAAAGAAAATACCAGTCATATTACTATGTGTACGACAGCTGatgttgtaaaaacacaactgaTTTGTCCACAGCGGCCTCCACAATCAACACATGATGGAAGTTACTGTACATAAAGCCACTTTCAGTACAAAAAACTCTAAAGTCACGATTTTAAGGCTGTTGCTTTAGGTTGTCAATGTTTTTAGAGTGCGATGACATATTAAACTTCATGATCAGGGATGCCAAATGGACAATATAAAGTTTATTTGCAAAGTGCAATACGTCACATAAAAGAAAGGAACACAATAAGTAAGGGCTTTgcaaagaacaaatatttaaatacataataGTGCAATGAGTGCACTGTCTTTGCTCTGCCCTTCAGCTGtatatttaaagtaaagtataagTAAGTAAAGAGTAAAGTATAGTTTAGTGAGTTTCTGCAAATACTGTGTCTTAGATGACTGTAAATGCAACCATAAATCAATTGatgacttttttccccccttcatAATAAATACGTACGGGAACTAAACATTATTCATTACACATTCGATCCAGATTGTTTCTAACCCTTCACATGAATCCGAAATCCCAAAGGAAGAAGAGCAGCTGCAATAAACATGGCTTCATGAAACCCATAATGTCTAAGATGATAAGGGTTATACGACCCTGGTTTATAGTTGACTCGAATAATAAAAGACAGTGTCCGATCGAATCATGAAGAAAAAGCAATGCTTGTTATTAATCATTACCATGAGGCAAGTTGTGAAAGTTTGTTCCGATCCATGACCTCTGACGCAGACCCAGCTTTCTGTCACCAGGCCCTACATTATGGGCCAATATCTTTTTATAGTCTCCAGATTTCATGATTCCTTGCACCCAGTCAATGCAACCAGTGCCAGAGGCagcaaaacaaccccaaaacatCCTTGAACCTCCACCATGTCTGACTGTAGGTactgtgttcttttctttgtaggCCTCTTTCCGTTTTCTGTAAACAGTAGAAGGACGTTTTAGGCTTTGCCAAAAAGCTCTACCTTAGTCTCATCCGTCCAAAAAACGTTCTCCCAGAAGAATTGAGGCTTAATCGGGTACAATTTTGCAAACTGCAGTCTGGCTTTTTTATGCCTCTGTGTCAGAAGTGGGGTTCTCCTCGGTCTCCTGCCGAAGCGCTTCTTCTCACTCAGATGACGACGTATGGTCCGAGCTGACACTGATGCACCCCGAGTCTGCAGGACAGCCCGAATTTGCGTGGAAGTTGACTGAGGTTGTTTATCCACCATTCAAACTATCCTGCGTTGCATTCTTTCATAAATTTTTGATATTTTCCCACAATTTTGCTTCTTACGTCCTCAGACAATTTTCGactctttctcttctccatgCTTGGTGtggcacacacaggcacacgaCACAACGGTTGAGCCAACTTCTCTAGACTCTAACTGGCTTCAGTTTGGATTTCTACATTGCCAGCACCTGTTACTTGCCAGAGGTGAGTTTAAATGAACATTACATGCTTGCAATGGAGTTATTTACCCACAGTTTAAATAGGGTGCCAATAATTCTGTCCAGTCCATTTTGGtagttttgtgtaaaatgatgtcaaatttgctttctttcttctgcttttttgtgcttttccaatgcaCTTAAAGGTAATAAACATGTGTataccaaaacatttgtcatCAACACTTTTCTGGGCGAAATGGTACGTTTTGTCCATGACTGTATCATGGTTATTATGGTGGATTACCACGGTGTGTAAACCCTGTGTTCAATCTTTCCCAGCTTCATCTGAGTCTCCTGAAGTTGCACAGTGTAGCCTCCAACGTGCATTTTGGAAGTTGGAATGGtggcaggaggaggagacgaCAACGCTCAGGAcatttatcccccccccccccccccccccccccccccctaagtGGACTGAGTCTGAAGCATGGACATATTTTGGTTATGATAAGATAGTTATGCTGTGTGCGGAACGTGCAGGGAAAAAAAGCTGCTGCTAAAGGCATTGaatgcacttttaaaaacaccGCGATAATACTGAAAACTGATCATTTGTCACAATCCATCTGAAACATGCAACAGGCAGgaatgtttttaatgtacagACAAGGACTATAAAGCTTCAGTTCAACCAAGCCCAAAGTATGGAGGATACAAGACAAACAGGTGTTTTTTGCAGGACATGTTGTAACCTTATTGTTGTAacacatctgtttgtttttgattcaGCACGAGGCCCTAATACGACAGAGTCTCCATGTTTCCTGAGAAACTGGATTTCAGAAACATGACACGCTGTAACCACTTTCATGTCTCCACGGCAACAGGTCGTGGTAAAAATCCTGAATGTGGCTTGACATCCGCATATGCAAGACCAAATGTGAgttaacgcacacacacacagtgccacGTACTTTGTGGGGACATTGGGGACATCATTGACtcaatgcattccctagccccttaccctaaccttaccCATcccaactaaatgcctaacctttaGGGCGAGGGATAGACAGGACAAAAAGACAGGGAaagaccatagaccgttaataataaaatctggctgcttctatgggaatttaacataggggggtgtatacttaggccccctgtattttaagaaagaaaatgtatttatttacgatacattgTATATTCACAAAGataattggtgtccttaaaggttggattttacctcattttttgactttttagtcaactttaccATGGGTATGTAAACCCATGAGTTATGAGTACAACTGTACAAAGGACAAAGTCGTTATCTAGTATCTCCACAGAATACATAAAGTCAATTCTACCAGCTATTTGAATATAAACAAAGCAGGTCGTGTAGCGTACGGTGTCATCGTTATCTGAGTTCCTCACCAGCTTTCAGAAGTCGGCACAACTCGGTGGACTGATCCGGGTGTTTGGCCTGCTCAGTAACCTGGAATGCTGTCTCAAGCATCTCAGAGGCCGTTTCAGCACCGAACAAAGTCTTGGTCCAACTGTTGATCATACATGCGAATTCATTAAATGTCAACGGTGAGTGCATTAGTAATGGCCTGCAACCAACACAGGGAAAGACTGGACCTTGAATAAAAGATGCTTAACTCACTTGTCCGTTGACATCTAAAAGACGGGGAAATATCTTGAAGACATCTGTGGGGTTTTTTTGCGGGTCATGCACTTGTTCCTGGCGATGTTGGAAGGTCACCTTCATCTTCTGAAACCCACCAGCTTCATCAGGACAGTGAACCAGGAATGATGTAGCCTCCCGGCACGCATCACCATCAAGCTGCTGAGGTGCTGCTAATCTTTGCCGTTGTTATTagtttataatatataatatatactatgtAACTGATTGTAAATATCAAGCAGTGACAGGAAATGAAGCTGTTTCCTAGCAACCTCTTTCCAGTATATGGGTCTTTGGAAAATCATCTCGGCATCATGTTGCACAAATCCGATttgattaatctttttttgttgtcgACCTACTCTGTTTTTGCGTGAACTCGCGTTTAAACCTCAGTTTGGCAGACATTGTTATGTTTCATGCCaagatgaaaaaatatatttaatgaagGTTTTTTATTAATCCTTCATAAGGCATGCTGATCCATTGCAGCACACATCTGCATATTTGACCATCTAATTCACCGTCTTGACATCATTCTGCGGTTGATGAATCAGTGCTTTGagttagaaaaaatgtaatatctgGGTTCTTAATATATGATCAGatttgctgaaaaaaagtatATTGTCATATACTGCAACCCTCAGAAAAgagcattgcattttttttctctgctcccAAAAAAACcccatgtctttctttttaattctaatattttatttagtcaTGTACAGTATCAggattgtttgtgtttccacCTGTTGAACATTTAGGCCACGGTGAACGAGGAAGTAATCAGTCGGCGCTAGGACCCCGTTGGCTCACATCTTTTCAGGTTACACGGTGACATACACGATGCTGCCTTCACACGCTGCAGGACACATCAGCTTCACATTTCGTACGTATCGTGTGGTGACTTTTATGTTTGTCAAAGAGTGCATTTTCAGCAATCAACCAATATAAAACTAATTAGTGAGTGCATGTTAAAGAGAACAATGATTTCCATCAGTTTTGAAAATACAGCATTTATAGTCCACAAAATGTATGATATTGtcaagaaaccttttttttaaaagcagtttcatttttttttctttttaat is a window from the Etheostoma cragini isolate CJK2018 chromosome 16, CSU_Ecrag_1.0, whole genome shotgun sequence genome containing:
- the brcc3 gene encoding lys-63-specific deubiquitinase BRCC36, yielding MAVSAVHLESDAFLVCMNHALSTEKEEVMGLCIGEVELSRIVHIYSVIILRRSDKRKDRVEISPEQLSAASTEAERLADITGRPMRVVGWYHSHPHITVWPSHVDVRTQAMYQMLDQCFVGLIFSCFIEDKNTKTGRVLYTCFQSVQAQKGSEYERVEIPIHVVPREAIGKVCLESAVELPRILCQEEQDTYRKIHSLAHLDPVTKIHNGSVFTKNLCSQMSAVSGPLLQWLEDRLEQNKQSIVELQREKERLLLELAL